Proteins from a single region of Pseudomonas quebecensis:
- a CDS encoding ABC transporter permease subunit, translating to MDGIFLQQLVNGLTLGSVYGLIAIGYTMVYGIIGMINFAHGEVYMISAYLAAISLALLAYFGIESFPLLILGTLIFTVVVTGVYGWVIERVAYKPLRNSTRLAPLISAIGISLILQNYAQIAQGAKQQGIPTLLAGAWRVDIGSGFVQLTYTKVFILVAAFAGMALLTYIIKYTKLGRMCRATQQDRKMASILGINTDRVISYVFVIGAAMAALAGVLITLNYGTFDFYAGFIIGIKAFTAAVLGGIGSLPGAMLGGIILGISESLFSGLINSDYKDVFSFSLLVVILIFRPQGLLGRPLVAKV from the coding sequence ATGGATGGTATTTTCCTGCAGCAACTGGTCAATGGGCTGACCCTCGGGTCGGTCTATGGCCTGATCGCCATCGGCTACACAATGGTCTACGGCATCATTGGCATGATCAACTTCGCCCACGGCGAGGTTTATATGATTTCCGCTTACCTCGCGGCGATCAGTCTGGCACTGCTGGCTTACTTCGGCATCGAATCCTTCCCGCTGCTCATTCTCGGCACTTTGATCTTCACCGTAGTCGTCACCGGCGTGTACGGCTGGGTCATCGAGCGTGTCGCCTACAAACCGCTGCGCAACTCCACCCGATTGGCCCCGCTGATCAGCGCCATCGGCATCTCCCTGATCCTGCAGAACTACGCGCAGATCGCCCAGGGCGCGAAACAACAAGGCATCCCCACCCTGCTGGCCGGCGCCTGGCGCGTCGACATCGGCAGCGGGTTCGTCCAACTGACGTACACCAAGGTCTTCATCCTCGTGGCGGCGTTTGCCGGCATGGCGTTGCTCACCTACATCATCAAGTACACCAAGCTCGGCCGCATGTGCCGCGCTACCCAGCAAGACCGCAAGATGGCCTCGATCCTGGGGATCAACACCGACCGCGTGATTTCCTACGTGTTTGTGATCGGTGCCGCCATGGCCGCGCTGGCCGGCGTATTGATCACCCTCAACTACGGCACGTTCGATTTCTATGCCGGTTTCATCATTGGCATCAAGGCCTTCACCGCCGCGGTTCTCGGCGGCATCGGTTCCCTGCCTGGGGCGATGCTCGGCGGGATCATCCTCGGGATTTCCGAATCGCTGTTCTCGGGGTTGATCAACTCTGACTACAAAGACGTATTCAGTTTCTCCCTGCTGGTGGTGATCCTGATTTTCCGTCCTCAGGGCCTGCTGGGTCGTCCGCTCGTGGCTAAGGTGTAA